One stretch of Streptomyces hygroscopicus DNA includes these proteins:
- a CDS encoding ABC-type transporter, integral membrane subunit, producing MAHRVKLRHRALAVSSAGIGLTLLLTSCGNGISGQGDDKPIVGLVTKTDDNPFYVKMREGAQKKARELGVDLRTFAGKGQADNDSQVKAIENLVAAGAKGILITPADSGAIIPAIDRARKAGVMVIALDSPTEPASAVDATFATDNRLAGRMIGKWAKGRMAGQRPRIALLDLSSEQVKVDILRNQGFLEGFGIDVRDPKRIGDERDSRIVGREVTGANEEGGRDAMEKLLQKNGSINLVYTINEPAAAGAYQAIKAAGKQKDITIVSIDGGCPGVKNVASGAIGATSMQFPVKMAAEGVAAAAAHAKDGDKPSASSGHGFTNTGVSLITDTPVSGLESKKSDWGLRHCWG from the coding sequence ATGGCACATCGGGTCAAGCTGCGCCACAGAGCGCTCGCGGTCTCGTCCGCGGGAATCGGTCTCACCCTGCTGCTCACCTCATGCGGGAACGGCATCAGCGGCCAGGGCGACGACAAGCCGATCGTCGGGCTCGTCACCAAGACCGACGACAATCCGTTCTACGTGAAGATGCGCGAAGGCGCTCAGAAGAAGGCCCGCGAACTCGGCGTGGATCTGAGGACCTTCGCCGGCAAGGGCCAGGCCGACAACGACTCCCAGGTCAAGGCCATCGAGAACCTGGTGGCCGCGGGCGCGAAGGGCATTCTGATCACCCCGGCCGACTCCGGCGCGATCATCCCCGCCATCGACCGGGCCCGGAAGGCCGGCGTCATGGTCATCGCCCTGGACTCGCCGACGGAGCCGGCGTCCGCCGTGGACGCCACCTTCGCCACCGACAACCGGCTCGCCGGCCGGATGATCGGCAAGTGGGCCAAGGGGCGGATGGCGGGGCAACGGCCGCGGATCGCCCTGCTGGACCTCAGCTCGGAGCAGGTCAAGGTGGACATCCTGCGTAACCAGGGCTTCCTGGAGGGCTTTGGAATCGATGTCCGCGATCCGAAGCGGATCGGCGACGAGCGCGACTCCCGGATCGTCGGTCGTGAGGTGACCGGCGCGAACGAGGAGGGCGGACGCGACGCCATGGAGAAGCTGCTGCAGAAGAACGGGTCCATCAACCTCGTCTACACCATCAACGAACCCGCCGCCGCCGGTGCTTACCAGGCGATCAAGGCGGCCGGAAAGCAGAAGGACATCACCATCGTGTCCATCGACGGCGGCTGTCCCGGCGTCAAGAACGTGGCCTCCGGCGCCATCGGTGCGACGTCGATGCAGTTCCCCGTGAAGATGGCCGCCGAGGGCGTCGCCGCCGCGGCCGCGCACGCCAAGGACGGCGACAAGCCCTCCGCCTCCTCCGGACACGGCTTCACCAACACCGGAGTCTCCCTCATCACGGACACCCCCGTATCCGGTCTGGAATCGAAGAAGTCGGACTGGGGCCTGCGCCACTGCTGGGGCTAG